The Mycolicibacterium neworleansense sequence GTCGAGATAGCGGTTACGCGACGACATCGCCAGGCCGTCGGACTCCCGGACGATGGGAACCCCGACGATCTGCACGTCGATGTTGAGATCGGCGACCATCTGCCGGATCAGGGCCAGTTGCTGATAGTCCTTCTCACCGAAGAAGGCCCGGTCCGGCCGGACGATCTGGAGCAGCTTGAGCACGACCGTGAGCACCCCGGCGAAATGACCTGGGCGCGAGGCCCCTTCGAGTTCGCCACCGACCGGTCCGGGCTGCACGCTGGTGCGCGGCCCGTCCGGGTACATCGCCGAACCGGTTGGGGTGAAGGCGATCTCGACCCCTTCGGCGCGCAGCGCGGCCAGGTCCTCGTCCAACGTGCGCGGGTAGGCGTCGAGATCTTCTCCCGCGCCGAACTGCAGCGGATTGACGAAGATCGACACCACCACGACCGCACCGGGAACCCGCTTGGCCGCACGGATCAGCGTCAGGTGACCCTCGTGCAGCGCACCCATGGTGGGTACCAAGGTGACCCGGCGCCCGCTGGTTCGCAGGGCGCGGGTGACCGCTGCGACATCGGCGGGTGCCGAGTAGACGTTCAGCTCGCCTGCGACGAACTTCGGTGGGTTGCTGTGGGTCATCCTTGACTCGTTTCGGGGCTGGTTTCCGGGCCTGTTTCCAAGACTGCG is a genomic window containing:
- the panC gene encoding pantoate--beta-alanine ligase, with translation MTHSNPPKFVAGELNVYSAPADVAAVTRALRTSGRRVTLVPTMGALHEGHLTLIRAAKRVPGAVVVVSIFVNPLQFGAGEDLDAYPRTLDEDLAALRAEGVEIAFTPTGSAMYPDGPRTSVQPGPVGGELEGASRPGHFAGVLTVVLKLLQIVRPDRAFFGEKDYQQLALIRQMVADLNIDVQIVGVPIVRESDGLAMSSRNRYLDADEREQAGALSAALLAGKYAARLGRTRLLDNISVDIGASAGIDGHPRVGDGDNHELPWRN